A DNA window from Streptomyces bacillaris contains the following coding sequences:
- a CDS encoding ketoacyl-ACP synthase III — protein sequence MHDETSLWRESGLRLSGFGHYYPRLLVENETADDPAGNAVDEAVIGRLDVRSRHVADEEETPAYMGVRAARAALEQAGVGADEVDLLVFSNWTDRQFVPEWGPHAAHLLGADRALAFDVCGACTGFVHGVQTAAALFGAHTTWRHALVVSSERFSRRVRPGSKGELIVGDAAGAAVLSRGAEPDAGLWDSLLISDGSGRETVTVYPPNGWIKSSRELVSIAADSHADLARRMLARSGTKMDEIDWVVPHPGTGQLHTAVRERLSIPEERFITNYETVANTGSASVPIVLSEMSRDGRLKTGDLCYTPTVGSGWYYGGLLFRV from the coding sequence ATGCACGACGAGACCTCCCTGTGGCGCGAGAGCGGACTGCGCCTGTCCGGATTCGGGCACTACTACCCACGCCTCCTGGTCGAGAACGAGACCGCCGACGACCCCGCGGGCAACGCGGTGGACGAGGCCGTCATCGGGCGGCTGGACGTCCGCAGCCGGCATGTGGCGGACGAGGAGGAGACCCCCGCGTACATGGGGGTCCGCGCCGCCCGGGCGGCGCTGGAACAGGCGGGTGTGGGCGCCGACGAGGTGGACCTGCTGGTCTTCAGCAACTGGACGGACCGCCAGTTCGTCCCCGAGTGGGGCCCGCACGCGGCGCATCTGCTGGGCGCGGACCGGGCGCTCGCCTTCGATGTGTGCGGTGCCTGTACGGGGTTCGTGCACGGGGTGCAGACGGCGGCGGCGCTCTTCGGGGCGCACACCACCTGGCGCCACGCGCTGGTCGTCTCCAGCGAGCGGTTCTCGCGCCGGGTGCGGCCCGGCAGCAAGGGCGAGCTGATCGTGGGCGACGCGGCCGGTGCGGCGGTGCTGTCGCGCGGGGCCGAGCCGGACGCGGGGCTGTGGGACTCGCTGCTGATCAGCGACGGCTCGGGCCGGGAGACGGTCACCGTGTACCCGCCCAACGGCTGGATCAAGAGCAGTCGTGAGCTGGTCTCCATCGCGGCCGACTCGCACGCCGACCTGGCCCGGCGGATGCTGGCCCGCTCGGGCACCAAGATGGACGAGATCGACTGGGTGGTCCCGCACCCCGGCACGGGCCAGCTCCACACGGCCGTACGGGAACGCCTCTCCATCCCGGAGGAGCGCTTCATCACCAACTACGAGACGGTGGCCAACACCGGCAGCGCCTCGGTGCCGATCGTGCTCTCCGAGATGTCGCGCGACGGCCGGCTCAAGACCGGGGACCTCTGCTACACACCGACGGTCGGCTCGGGCTGGTACTACGGGGGGCTGCTCTTCCGTGTCTGA
- a CDS encoding SDR family NAD(P)-dependent oxidoreductase: protein MSDQSSHALPYPSVRGTALVTGGSRGLGTAIARHLAAVGWHTVICGRDTESLDAAVKAAADDGLVLHAVRADVTDEGSVAALFERLAEDAPPLGLCVNNAGNNFSRRLVSVKEQPGGPPLLSPHPLEDFQRVVSSLLTGTFLVGRHAAQAMLAAGTPGAIVNISSTVRHGAYGQSAYCAAKSGVEALTRTWAVELGEYGIRVSAVAPGVIDGEALRRRSAASERHAAYMTDLRRHVPLRRWCDESDVAQAVAFAADNPSVTGTVLEVDAGGLPARVLPRDDRAPGARTTAASADLPEKAENTA, encoded by the coding sequence GTGTCTGATCAGTCGTCACATGCCCTTCCCTACCCATCTGTTCGTGGCACCGCTCTGGTCACCGGCGGCAGCCGGGGCCTCGGCACGGCCATCGCCCGCCATCTCGCCGCCGTCGGCTGGCACACCGTGATCTGCGGACGCGACACGGAGAGCCTGGACGCGGCCGTGAAGGCGGCGGCCGACGACGGGCTGGTGCTCCACGCCGTACGGGCGGACGTCACCGACGAGGGTTCGGTGGCCGCCCTGTTCGAGCGGCTGGCCGAGGACGCCCCGCCGCTCGGGCTCTGCGTCAACAACGCGGGCAACAACTTCTCCCGCCGCCTGGTGAGCGTCAAGGAGCAGCCCGGCGGGCCGCCGCTGCTCTCCCCGCACCCGCTGGAGGACTTCCAGCGGGTGGTGTCCTCCCTGCTCACCGGCACCTTCCTGGTCGGCCGCCACGCCGCCCAGGCGATGCTGGCCGCCGGGACGCCCGGGGCCATCGTCAACATCTCCTCCACCGTCCGCCACGGCGCGTACGGGCAGTCGGCGTACTGCGCGGCCAAGTCCGGGGTGGAGGCGCTGACCCGCACCTGGGCGGTGGAGCTGGGCGAGTACGGCATCCGGGTGAGCGCGGTGGCGCCCGGGGTCATCGACGGCGAGGCACTGCGCCGCCGGTCAGCGGCGAGCGAACGGCACGCCGCGTACATGACCGACCTGCGGCGTCATGTGCCGCTGCGCCGCTGGTGCGACGAGAGCGATGTGGCGCAGGCGGTCGCCTTCGCCGCCGACAACCCCTCGGTGACCGGCACCGTGCTGGAGGTCGACGCGGGCGGACTGCCCGCCCGCGTCCTGCCCCGGGACGACCGGGCTCCCGGAGCCCGTACGACAGCCGCGAGCGCGGACCTCCCCGAGAAAGCGGAGAACACAGCATGA
- a CDS encoding SDR family NAD(P)-dependent oxidoreductase codes for MTSGFAPTLLEGRTTFLTGASSGIGAVLATMLAAHGSRVALMARSEKELRLLAERIEADGGRAVAVPGDLTDAESVRASVREAEELLGPIDRLVHCAGEARNQAFLCDQDEDQWMATLDINLLGAFRVARAIVPGMMERREGNIVMVSSIAGKRGLPANTSYCASKFGLNGMTQALASELGAFGVRVNAVCPGLTDSPAATDGERYGDPFMAAIAKHHGPPDLTWERYLKRAVNSTILRRLVRPEEIAAQVLFLLSDLSGGMTGQAVNVDAGAL; via the coding sequence ATGACCAGCGGCTTCGCCCCCACCCTGCTCGAAGGCAGGACCACTTTTCTGACCGGCGCCAGCAGCGGGATCGGGGCCGTCCTGGCGACGATGCTCGCCGCCCACGGCTCACGCGTGGCGCTGATGGCCCGCAGCGAGAAGGAGCTGCGGCTGCTGGCCGAGCGGATCGAGGCGGACGGCGGACGGGCGGTCGCGGTCCCCGGCGACCTCACCGACGCCGAGAGCGTACGTGCCTCCGTCCGCGAGGCCGAGGAGCTGCTCGGCCCGATCGACCGGCTGGTCCACTGCGCGGGCGAGGCCCGCAACCAGGCGTTCCTGTGCGACCAGGACGAGGACCAGTGGATGGCCACCCTCGACATCAATCTGCTGGGCGCCTTCCGGGTGGCCCGGGCGATCGTGCCGGGGATGATGGAGCGCCGCGAGGGCAACATCGTGATGGTCTCCTCCATCGCCGGGAAGCGCGGTCTGCCCGCCAACACCTCCTACTGCGCCTCGAAGTTCGGTCTCAACGGGATGACGCAGGCGCTCGCGTCGGAGCTGGGCGCGTTCGGTGTGCGGGTCAACGCGGTCTGCCCCGGGCTCACCGACTCCCCGGCGGCCACGGACGGCGAACGGTACGGCGACCCGTTCATGGCCGCCATCGCCAAGCACCACGGCCCCCCGGACCTCACCTGGGAGCGGTACCTCAAGCGCGCGGTCAACTCGACGATCCTGCGCCGGCTGGTCCGCCCCGAGGAGATCGCCGCCCAGGTGCTCTTCCTGCTCTCCGATCTCTCCGGCGGGATGACCGGCCAGGCCGTCAACGTGGACGCGGGGGCTCTGTGA
- a CDS encoding beta-ketoacyl-[acyl-carrier-protein] synthase family protein, whose amino-acid sequence MSGEYGSPAGGQYGAWAPGPRDALVTGMGFCLPGAGDEPVRRADEVWATAATGTSHVGRDGFHHGTVRGAREAFAELLPEMPARYLRSYADVHLYGLISLAEACADAGLDHRAGELRGADVLTARAGVDSNYDSYRAWHDADPATISPADAKSLFVRLLVAGTSSDVGPVQAALLGSTGANYTVSCGCASSSVLLGIARMMIASGQSDLVVVTGVDRFDTERVLHGHRLREVVEREGVTVRHNDDPPAAPRHDRPMRPYDAAGDCMNYGDGSVTLVLESRAHASARGARVHGAILGQATTRGGLNSAVAIDTGGTGLAEAARRALGGHTTLERIPYVNGGGEGDALFTRIESNAVRALWGEKSEQVLVSSQEACFGHSGAPLGNLGTALTLMMMREGEVCPTANCETPSPVCTFDPVPGTKTRALDFDRALSFNYQVGGVNSALLLGGGDVC is encoded by the coding sequence GTGAGCGGGGAGTACGGGAGCCCTGCGGGCGGGCAGTACGGTGCGTGGGCCCCCGGTCCCCGGGACGCCCTGGTCACCGGGATGGGCTTCTGCCTGCCCGGCGCGGGCGACGAGCCGGTACGCCGGGCCGATGAGGTCTGGGCGACCGCCGCCACCGGGACCAGCCACGTGGGGCGGGACGGCTTCCACCACGGGACCGTACGCGGGGCCCGGGAGGCGTTCGCGGAGCTGCTGCCGGAGATGCCGGCGCGCTATCTGCGCAGCTACGCCGATGTCCACCTCTATGGGCTGATCTCGCTGGCCGAGGCCTGCGCGGACGCCGGACTCGACCACCGGGCGGGCGAGTTGAGAGGGGCGGACGTGCTGACCGCCCGTGCGGGGGTGGACAGCAACTACGACAGCTACCGCGCCTGGCACGACGCCGACCCGGCGACGATCAGCCCGGCGGACGCCAAGTCCCTTTTCGTACGGCTGCTGGTGGCGGGCACGTCGAGCGATGTCGGCCCGGTCCAAGCCGCGTTGCTCGGCTCGACCGGTGCCAACTACACGGTGAGCTGCGGCTGCGCCTCCTCCTCGGTGCTGCTCGGCATCGCCCGCATGATGATCGCCTCCGGCCAGAGCGACCTGGTCGTGGTCACCGGGGTGGACCGCTTCGACACCGAACGCGTGCTGCACGGCCACCGGTTGCGGGAGGTCGTGGAGCGCGAGGGCGTGACCGTACGGCACAACGACGACCCGCCGGCCGCACCCCGGCACGACCGGCCGATGCGCCCGTACGACGCGGCGGGCGACTGCATGAACTACGGCGACGGCTCGGTGACCCTCGTCCTGGAGAGCCGCGCCCACGCCTCCGCGCGCGGCGCCCGCGTCCACGGCGCGATCCTCGGCCAGGCCACCACCCGGGGCGGGCTCAACAGCGCGGTCGCCATCGACACCGGCGGTACGGGCCTCGCCGAGGCGGCCCGCCGGGCGCTGGGCGGTCACACCACGCTGGAGCGGATCCCGTACGTCAACGGGGGCGGCGAGGGCGACGCGCTCTTCACCCGGATCGAGTCCAACGCCGTACGGGCCCTGTGGGGCGAGAAGTCGGAGCAGGTGCTGGTGAGTTCGCAGGAGGCCTGCTTCGGCCACAGCGGGGCGCCGCTCGGCAATCTGGGCACGGCGCTGACGCTGATGATGATGCGCGAGGGCGAGGTCTGCCCCACCGCCAACTGCGAAACCCCTTCCCCCGTCTGCACGTTCGACCCCGTGCCGGGCACCAAGACCCGGGCGCTGGACTTCGATCGGGCGCTGAGCTTCAACTACCAGGTGGGCGGGGTCAACAGCGCGCTGCTGCTGGGCGGTGGCGATGTCTGCTGA
- a CDS encoding beta-ketoacyl synthase has protein sequence MPAEIPLLRLSGAGFVLPGPDRRACTDLDTFWRVVRDGASCLSPYAHPELPLRLAGTVDGWDPETELPLSERQIRRSSRAGLMATGAVHRALVQAGLTAADLDPERTALVACSLQFAFPETERYYALARDKGMAALGMEYWLNGTPPSVVGTVASGLQLPCQTLSVAGSCNVALRTLHLVQQMFRCGDIDRAIVVGVDTTVDPVFIAGTSHTGRSGYRASSLSDNPTDIRPHDEIQTGNATGEGALAVVLEDPAATGERPGLLHRAHFRTSRSNGPSTVATGPPSNVVGDVLATLASAGRGLGDLAFVNDYADGNRFVEDHLCQALAGVREAASYDGELQLTNQEAVFGHVAGTGGLVKLLGSLLMLRHGHIAPSANTLVPYAGLPGDPVLAGGTATGGDSALVLASGAGGDATSMVIEYEGGDLP, from the coding sequence ATGCCCGCTGAGATCCCCCTGCTGCGGCTCTCCGGTGCCGGGTTCGTCCTGCCCGGCCCGGACCGCCGCGCCTGCACCGACCTGGACACCTTCTGGCGGGTGGTCCGCGACGGGGCGAGCTGCCTCTCCCCGTACGCCCACCCCGAACTCCCCCTCCGGCTGGCCGGAACGGTCGACGGCTGGGACCCGGAGACCGAACTGCCCCTGTCCGAGCGGCAGATCCGCCGCTCCTCGCGGGCCGGGCTGATGGCCACCGGGGCGGTGCACCGGGCCCTGGTGCAGGCGGGGCTGACCGCCGCCGACCTCGATCCGGAGCGGACCGCGCTGGTCGCCTGCTCGCTCCAGTTCGCCTTCCCGGAGACCGAGCGCTACTACGCCCTGGCCCGGGACAAGGGAATGGCCGCCCTCGGCATGGAGTACTGGCTCAACGGCACCCCGCCCAGCGTGGTGGGCACCGTCGCCTCCGGCCTCCAACTCCCCTGCCAGACCCTGAGCGTGGCGGGCTCCTGCAACGTGGCGCTGCGCACGCTCCACCTCGTCCAGCAGATGTTCCGGTGCGGGGACATCGACCGGGCGATCGTCGTCGGCGTCGACACCACCGTCGACCCGGTCTTCATCGCGGGCACCAGCCACACCGGGCGCAGCGGCTACCGGGCCTCCTCGCTCTCCGACAACCCCACCGACATCCGGCCGCACGACGAGATCCAGACCGGCAACGCCACCGGAGAGGGCGCGCTCGCCGTCGTCCTGGAGGACCCGGCGGCCACCGGGGAGCGCCCGGGTCTGCTGCACCGGGCCCACTTCCGCACCTCGCGCTCCAACGGCCCCTCCACCGTGGCCACCGGCCCGCCCTCCAACGTGGTGGGCGACGTCCTGGCCACCCTCGCGTCGGCCGGGCGCGGCCTCGGGGACCTGGCGTTCGTCAACGACTACGCGGACGGCAACCGGTTCGTCGAGGACCACCTCTGCCAGGCGCTGGCGGGTGTACGGGAGGCGGCCTCGTACGACGGCGAGCTGCAACTCACCAACCAGGAGGCGGTCTTCGGTCATGTCGCCGGGACCGGCGGCCTGGTCAAACTCCTCGGCAGCCTCCTCATGCTGCGCCACGGCCATATCGCGCCGAGCGCCAACACCCTTGTCCCGTACGCCGGTCTGCCGGGCGACCCGGTGCTCGCGGGCGGCACGGCGACCGGCGGCGACAGTGCGCTGGTGCTCGCCTCCGGGGCGGGCGGCGACGCGACGAGCATGGTCATCGAATACGAAGGCGGCGACTTGCCATGA
- a CDS encoding SDR family NAD(P)-dependent oxidoreductase gives MTHVHSTAPRPGTAGERDPLRAPISTRVTVDAPGSGGAALSEALGALGLTPEAPGTGAAAPVAYCALLLGNEAYGAEPTAGLDRERIREAALAMAAAGRGRLVLVTDATGETHTGTDPDRHARLAADRAWWQHLVTEVAAYGVTGNTVVTGYSPDLGHRLPEAAEAGLLRYLVQRRPTTAADVAATVAFLVSEGCSYLVGETVPVDGGAGLGQIPSLPAGPPPAAAPRPNAPQEPQQFEPVTGQDLLGHTVLVAGASSGIGRSAALHLAGRGADVVLAARRTQALEEVAAEIEALGRQAWTLRCDLSDPEDAATLGERAWKAADGVTTLLYAAGHLGFSAVGGDPASAARTFAVNLHSFVAVTEYLTARWREERIPGAVVGVSSVSSTLSPVAGLEYYGASKAAMAQYIRCLAVSVARHGIRANCVAPGIIETPMGDAAGPEHRRGWISRIPAGRVGRPPEVASVLGHLLSGSAARVTGAVLRVDGGFGLGDVAPLRPGFPEPFEGAAQ, from the coding sequence ATGACCCACGTTCACAGCACCGCTCCCCGGCCCGGGACGGCCGGGGAGCGGGACCCGCTGCGGGCACCGATCAGCACCCGCGTCACGGTCGACGCACCGGGGTCCGGGGGCGCCGCCCTCTCGGAGGCGCTCGGCGCACTCGGCCTCACGCCGGAGGCCCCGGGCACCGGCGCCGCCGCCCCCGTCGCGTACTGCGCCCTGCTGCTCGGCAACGAGGCGTACGGGGCCGAGCCCACGGCGGGCCTGGACCGCGAGCGGATCCGGGAAGCCGCCCTGGCGATGGCGGCAGCGGGCCGGGGCCGGCTCGTCCTGGTCACCGACGCGACGGGCGAGACGCACACCGGGACCGACCCCGACCGGCACGCCCGGCTCGCCGCCGACCGGGCCTGGTGGCAGCACCTGGTCACCGAGGTCGCCGCGTACGGGGTCACCGGCAACACCGTGGTCACCGGCTACTCCCCCGACCTGGGCCACCGCCTCCCCGAGGCGGCCGAGGCGGGGCTGCTCCGCTATCTCGTGCAGCGCCGTCCCACCACGGCGGCCGATGTGGCGGCCACGGTCGCGTTCCTGGTCTCCGAAGGGTGCTCGTACCTCGTCGGCGAGACGGTCCCGGTGGACGGGGGCGCGGGGCTCGGCCAGATCCCCTCCCTGCCCGCCGGGCCGCCGCCTGCCGCCGCCCCGCGCCCCAACGCCCCTCAGGAACCACAGCAGTTTGAGCCGGTCACCGGCCAGGACCTGCTGGGCCACACCGTCCTGGTGGCGGGGGCCAGCAGCGGCATCGGCCGGTCCGCCGCCCTGCACCTGGCCGGGCGCGGGGCCGATGTGGTCCTGGCCGCCCGGCGGACGCAGGCGCTGGAGGAGGTCGCTGCCGAGATCGAGGCGCTGGGCCGGCAGGCCTGGACCCTGCGCTGCGACCTCTCGGACCCCGAGGACGCCGCGACGCTGGGCGAACGCGCCTGGAAGGCGGCCGACGGGGTCACGACGCTGCTGTACGCGGCCGGGCACCTGGGCTTCAGCGCGGTGGGCGGCGACCCGGCGTCGGCCGCCCGGACCTTCGCGGTGAACCTGCACAGTTTCGTCGCCGTCACCGAGTATCTGACGGCACGCTGGCGGGAGGAGAGGATCCCGGGCGCGGTGGTCGGTGTCTCCTCGGTCAGCTCAACGCTCAGCCCGGTGGCGGGGCTGGAGTACTACGGGGCGAGCAAGGCCGCGATGGCCCAGTACATCCGCTGCCTCGCGGTCTCGGTGGCCCGCCACGGCATCCGCGCCAACTGCGTGGCCCCCGGCATCATCGAGACCCCGATGGGCGACGCGGCCGGACCCGAGCACCGGCGCGGCTGGATCAGCCGGATCCCCGCCGGGCGGGTCGGACGGCCGCCCGAGGTGGCGTCGGTCCTCGGCCATCTGCTGAGCGGCTCGGCCGCCCGGGTGACGGGGGCGGTGCTGCGCGTGGACGGCGGCTTCGGACTGGGGGACGTGGCGCCGCTGCGGCCGGGGTTCCCGGAGCCGTTCGAGGGGGCAGCCCAGTGA
- a CDS encoding SDR family oxidoreductase, giving the protein MNSAAETTGLPAAALVAGASSGIGAAVARRLAARGHAVSLVGRREAELKEVAESIRTGGGTALPLALDLAEPGAPAEAVAATAAALGPVGVLVCSAGAIRLAAIHETEERHWERQVRVNLTVPFLLAREVLPGMRERRHGWIVNIGSGVGSEVVPGSGGYGVSKHAVERLTELVHEENRDLGIRAATVAPGWVATRLAARPADLGVPEDEVLDAEDIADTVAWLLDRPARMSVGPLVRVEPTASRAAAGDAMTRHLTRARAGSAGPIAKESR; this is encoded by the coding sequence GTGAACTCGGCCGCGGAGACCACCGGCCTCCCGGCCGCCGCCCTCGTCGCCGGGGCCTCCTCCGGGATCGGTGCCGCCGTCGCCCGCCGGCTGGCCGCACGCGGACACGCCGTGTCGCTGGTCGGGCGGCGGGAGGCGGAGCTGAAGGAGGTCGCGGAGTCGATCCGTACGGGCGGGGGGACAGCGCTCCCACTGGCCCTGGACCTGGCGGAGCCGGGCGCCCCCGCCGAGGCGGTGGCCGCCACCGCCGCCGCGCTGGGCCCGGTCGGGGTGCTGGTGTGCAGCGCCGGCGCCATCCGGCTGGCCGCGATCCATGAGACCGAGGAGCGGCACTGGGAGCGGCAGGTGCGGGTGAACCTCACCGTGCCGTTCCTGCTGGCGCGCGAGGTGCTGCCCGGGATGCGGGAGCGGCGCCATGGCTGGATCGTGAACATCGGTTCGGGCGTGGGCTCGGAGGTGGTGCCGGGCAGCGGTGGCTACGGCGTCAGCAAGCACGCCGTGGAGCGGCTGACCGAGCTGGTGCACGAGGAGAACCGGGACCTGGGCATCCGCGCGGCGACCGTCGCCCCGGGCTGGGTCGCCACCCGGCTCGCGGCCCGCCCCGCCGATCTCGGTGTCCCCGAGGACGAGGTGCTGGACGCGGAGGACATCGCGGACACCGTCGCGTGGCTGCTGGACCGTCCGGCCCGGATGAGCGTGGGCCCGCTGGTCCGCGTCGAGCCCACGGCGAGCCGGGCCGCCGCCGGTGACGCCATGACCCGCCATCTGACCCGGGCCCGCGCCGGGAGCGCCGGACCGATCGCCAAGGAGAGCCGCTGA
- a CDS encoding CocE/NonD family hydrolase, whose protein sequence is MGRTTLIEHDVPVEMRDGTVLRADVWRPADGPPAPAVLFRTPYGKSALGLATLTPAQCVDRGYAAVVQDTRGRFSSEGAWAPLDWSREGPDGYDTVEWTAEQPWCDGNVAMAGTSYQAIVQWLAAMEKPPHLRAIAPTMSTSAPFDTEQLGGSLRLDHLTSWLGLTALEWVQRRAAAGDPVDGAVVAEVVQLLTTPEVPLRRWPLSSILDFEGFPGRLRDIFAGRVATVADYHLGEVGVPTFSVGGWYDVFSYGTIELHRAMRAQDPVAGRHELVMGPWVHSGQLPQVQGEVNTGLYGSAQGARLADLHLDFFDRHLRPAGEGADQELGGDVRYFLFGDDTWHRAATWPPPEAVDASWYLAGGDGDGRLLPEAPQLPASQDTFTYDPEDPVPSHGGRVLQLGRLVAGPHDQSHLEARPDVLCYTSEPLTAPLDVVGRQRLRLRFGSDAPATAVVAKLTDVHPDGRSLLVAEASLRLEAEGDGPADEPFDADLLLGDTAWRFAPGHRLRVHVTSSNFPHLDRHPNVPGPIGEADRCCPARQSVWYGGPYASVLRLQTLPAPDAGEAR, encoded by the coding sequence ATGGGCAGGACCACCCTCATCGAGCACGACGTGCCGGTGGAGATGCGCGACGGGACGGTCCTGCGGGCCGATGTCTGGCGCCCCGCCGACGGGCCGCCCGCACCGGCCGTGCTCTTCCGCACCCCGTACGGCAAGTCCGCCCTGGGTCTTGCCACGTTGACCCCGGCGCAGTGCGTGGACCGGGGGTACGCGGCGGTGGTGCAGGACACCCGGGGCCGGTTCTCCTCGGAGGGCGCGTGGGCGCCGCTGGACTGGTCGCGGGAGGGACCGGACGGGTACGACACCGTCGAGTGGACCGCCGAACAGCCTTGGTGCGACGGGAACGTGGCCATGGCGGGCACCTCCTACCAGGCCATCGTGCAGTGGCTGGCCGCCATGGAGAAGCCACCGCACCTGCGGGCCATCGCACCCACCATGTCCACCTCGGCCCCGTTCGACACCGAGCAGTTGGGCGGTTCGCTGCGGCTGGACCACCTCACGAGCTGGCTCGGTCTGACGGCGCTGGAGTGGGTGCAGCGCCGGGCTGCGGCGGGCGATCCGGTGGACGGGGCGGTCGTGGCGGAAGTCGTCCAGCTGCTCACGACCCCTGAAGTGCCGCTGCGCCGCTGGCCGTTGTCGTCGATCCTCGACTTCGAGGGGTTCCCGGGGCGGCTGCGGGACATCTTCGCGGGCCGGGTCGCGACGGTGGCCGACTACCACCTGGGCGAGGTGGGGGTGCCGACGTTCTCGGTGGGCGGGTGGTACGACGTGTTCTCGTACGGCACGATCGAGCTGCACCGGGCGATGCGCGCCCAGGACCCGGTGGCCGGACGGCACGAGCTGGTGATGGGGCCGTGGGTGCACTCCGGCCAACTGCCGCAGGTGCAGGGCGAGGTGAACACGGGTCTGTACGGCTCGGCGCAGGGCGCCCGGCTGGCCGATCTGCACCTGGACTTCTTCGACCGCCACCTGCGACCGGCCGGGGAGGGCGCGGACCAGGAACTGGGCGGGGACGTACGGTACTTCCTCTTCGGCGACGACACCTGGCACCGGGCCGCCACCTGGCCGCCGCCCGAGGCCGTCGACGCGTCCTGGTATCTGGCGGGAGGGGACGGGGACGGCCGCCTGCTGCCCGAGGCGCCCCAACTCCCGGCTTCGCAGGACACGTTCACGTACGACCCCGAGGACCCGGTGCCCTCGCACGGCGGCCGGGTGCTCCAGCTCGGCCGACTGGTGGCGGGTCCGCACGACCAGTCGCATCTGGAGGCCAGGCCGGACGTGCTCTGCTACACCTCCGAGCCGCTCACCGCGCCGCTGGACGTGGTCGGCCGACAGCGGCTGCGGCTCCGCTTCGGTTCGGACGCGCCCGCCACCGCCGTGGTCGCCAAGCTCACCGACGTCCATCCGGACGGGCGTTCCCTGCTGGTGGCCGAGGCGAGCCTGCGGCTGGAGGCGGAGGGGGACGGCCCGGCGGACGAGCCGTTCGATGCCGATCTGCTGCTCGGGGACACCGCGTGGCGCTTCGCCCCCGGCCACCGGCTGCGGGTCCACGTCACCAGCAGCAACTTCCCGCATCTGGACCGTCATCCCAACGTTCCGGGGCCGATCGGAGAGGCGGACCGCTGCTGCCCCGCACGGCAGTCGGTCTGGTACGGCGGCCCGTACGCGAGCGTGCTCCGCCTCCAGACCCTGCCCGCGCCGGACGCCGGGGAGGCCCGGTGA